Proteins encoded together in one Antennarius striatus isolate MH-2024 chromosome 13, ASM4005453v1, whole genome shotgun sequence window:
- the LOC137606600 gene encoding endonuclease domain-containing 1 protein, which translates to MFLSTTMLRLLVFAYGLFLICILPLVSPTVVQDFNHVETCKDSLYMGTPPRGIIDTGLKKICQRYADKPRYVTLYDPKRRIPVYSAYSFKKTEGDRRMDSPWMYEPQLADVDGNGNMLPFPVGYLHMKFEDSQATLDDYSDVVLYERGQLNPDQHQSEPHDRTATYSLTNVVPQIREFSIGPWREYEEQIRVRLNNFCRGTAFIVTGVTTRGNMIRRNNQDRVAIPEDLWSAYCCTEYDRNAPHNIRVLFPSFAAIAKNAKEGNSVNEMPVQELEALLKRTMVADQNLQIFYDNCLSPSPLPLYLQHTV; encoded by the exons ATGTTTTTGAGCACAACTATGTTAAGACTTCTAGTGTTCGCTTATGGTCTGTTTTTAATCTGCATTTTGCCCCTGGTGTCGCCAACCGTCGTCCAAGACTTTAATCATGTCGAGACATGCAAGGACTCCCTGTACATGGGGACGCCGCCGAGGGGAATCATCGACACTGGCCTGAAGAAGATCTGCCAAAGGTATGCAGACAAACCTCGATACGTGACCCTGTACGACCCAAAAAGACGGATTCCTGTCTACTCGGCTTACAGCTTCAAGAAAACAGAGGGAGACAGACGTATGGACTCCCCATGGATGTATGAACCCCAG CTGGCAGATGTTGATGGGAATGGAAACATGCTGCCTTTCCCAGTTGGTTACCTGCACATGAAGTTTGAGGACAGCCAGGCCACCCTGGATGACTACTCTGATGTGGTTCTGTATGAGAGAGGACAGCTGAACCCAGACCAGCACCAGTCTGAGCCACACGACCGCACCGCCACATACTCTCTGACCAACGTGGTGCCGCAGATACGAGAGTTCAGCATCGGGCCTTGGCGTGAATATGAGGAGCAGATCCGGGTCCGCCTCAACAACTTCTGCCGCGGCACGGCCTTCATTGTCACGGGGGTGACCACCAGAGGCAACATGATTCGTCGAAACAACCAGGACCGCGTGGCCATCCCCGAAGACTTGTGGTCCGCCTACTGCTGCACCGAGTACGACCGCAACGCACCACACAACATCCGCGTCCTCTTCCCATCATTTGCAGCCATAGCCAAAAATGCCAAAGAGGGTAACAGTGTCAATGAGATGCCGGTCCAGGAACTGGAGGCCCTTCTGAAGAGGACCATGGTTGCGGATCAGAACCTTCAGATTTTCTATGACAACTGCCTCTCCCCCTCACCTCTTCCTCTGTACCTCCAACACACTGTCTAG
- the nlgn2b gene encoding neuroligin-2b isoform X2 yields MLFFPLGAAGRQGYGGKRHCFSQQVTNHCRLLLLGLVLHLTFSSCQRVDLKHPIVSTGYGKIRGIRRELNNEILGPVEQFLGVPYATAPIGERRFQPPEAPGSSQEIRNATQFAPVCPQNVHGVLPEIMLPVWFTDNLDAAATYVQNQSEDCLYLNIYVPTEDGPLTKKQDESTMNRPRDEDIRDRRKKPVMLFIHGGSYMEGSGNMFDGSVLAAYGNVIVVTMNYRLGVLGFLSTGDQSAKGNFGLLDQIQALRWLNENIGHFGGDPERITIFGSGAGAACVNLLILSHHSEGLFQRAIAQSGSAISSWAVNYRPIMYAKILARKVGCTLVNMTELVNCLRKKSFRELVDQDIQPARYHIAFGPVVDGDVVPDDPEILMQQGEFLNYDILLGVNQGEGLKFVDDSEGEDGISAASFDYTISNFVDNLYGYPDDILRETIKFMYTDWADRDNSDMRRKTLLALFTDHQWVAPAVATAKLHAEFQSPVFFYTFHHHCQTETRPDWADAAHGDEIPYVFGIPMVGANDLFPCNFSKNDVMLSAVVMTYWTNFAKTGDPNLPVPQDTTFIHTKPNRFEEVIWTKFSSKDKQYLHIGLKPRVRDNYRANKVAFWLELVPHLHSLNKNTSPITTHHAPGGTNPHIPDTRSTPPGISTYWPDPDPNGSEIPRYSPFPSETRDYSTELSVTVAVGASLLFLNVLAFAALYYKRDKRHELMQRRHRRLSPQRVTTMGMGVGMGVVGAPPHNDLALSQEEELMSLQLKQQRVELEHGTPLPSRGIHGDLEPLRPPVCPPDYTLALRRAPEDVPLMTANTITMIPSTISSMQPIHPFNTYPPVPAPSTTPVPSHSNNALPHQHSTTRV; encoded by the exons atgttgttttttcctctcgGTGCTGCTGGCCGCCAAGGCTATGGTGGGAAGCGTCATTGTTTTTCTCAGCAGGTCACTAATCACTGTCGGCTCTTGCTTTTGGGACTTGTGCTACACCTCACCTTTTCCTCATGTCAACGGGTTGACCTAAAACACCCCATAGTATCCACCGGCTATGGGAAGATCCGTGGCATTAGGAGGGAGCTCAACAATGAGATCTTGGGTCCTGTGGAACAGTTCCTAGGTGTGCCATATGCCACCGCACCAATTGGCGAGCGCCGCTTCCAACCTCCCGAAGCTCCCGGCTCTTCGCAAGAGATTCGCAACGCCACTCAGTTTGCCCCGGTGTGTCCACAGAATGTCCACGGGGTTTTACCTGAGATCATGTTACCAGTTTGGTTCACAGACAACCTGGATGCTGCAGCAACATATGTTCAGAACCAGAGCGAGGACTGCCTTTACCTGAACATCTATGTGCCAACTGAAGATG GTCCGCTCACGAAAAAGCAAGACGAGTCTACGATGAACAGACCAAGGGATGAAG ATATCCGGGATCGCCGTAAGAAGCCGGTGATGCTGTTCATCCACGGTGGCTCCTACATGGAGGGCTCTGGGAACATGTTTGACGGCAGCGTCCTCGCCGCCTATGGAAATGTCATCGTGGTCACCATGAACTATCGGCTGGGTGTGCTCG GGTTTCTGAGCACAGGGGACCAGTCTGCTAAAGGGAACTTTGGCTTGTTGGACCAGATCCAGGCCCTGCGTTGGCTCAATGAAAACATTGGCCACTTTGGAGGGGACCCAGAAAGGATCACCATCTTTGGCTCGGGAGCTGGTGCTGCTTGTGTGAACCTCCTTATCCTGTCTCACCACTCAGAAG GTCTGTTCCAGAGGGCCATTGCTCAGAGCGGTTCAGCCATATCCAGCTGGGCAGTCAACTACCGGCCAATCATGTACGCCAAGATCCTGGCCAGGAAAGTTGGCTGCACTCTAGTGAACATGACTGAGCTGGTGAACTGCCTGAGGAAGAAGAGCTTCCGGGAGTTAGTTGACCAAGACATTCAGCCCGCGCGTTACCACATCGCATTTGGACCTGTGGTAGACGGGGACGTGGTACCCGATGACCCCGAGATCCTCATGCAGCAG GGCGAGTTCCTGAATTATGACATATTGCTGGGAGTCAATCAGGGAGAGGGTCTGAAATTTGTGGATGACAGCGAAGGAGAAGATGGAATCTCAGCAGCCTCTTTCGACTACACAATCTCAAACTTTGTCGACAATCTGTATGGATACCCTGATG ATATCCTGAGGGAGACCATTAAGTTCATGTACACAGACTGGGCCGACAGGGACAACAGTGACATGCGCCGCAAGACCCTCCTAGCTTTGTTCACGGACCATCAGTGGGTCGCCCCAGCCGTGGCCACCGCCAAACTACACGCAGAGTTCCAGTCACCGGTCTTCTTCTATACCTTCCACCACCACTGTCAGACTGAGACGAGGCCGGACTGGGCAGATGCGGCACACGGAGATGAGATCCCCTATGTGTTTGGCATTCCCATGGTGGGAGCCAATGACCTGTTTCCCTGCAACTTCTCCAAGAATGATGTAATGCTGAGTGCTGTTGTCATGACATACTGGACCAATTTTGCAAAGACAGG agatccCAACCTCCCGGTTCCTCAGGACACCACATTCATCCACACCAAGCCTAACCGCTTTGAGGAGGTCATCTGGACCAAGTTCAGCTCCAAAGATAAGCAGTACTTGCATATTGGCCTGAAGCCTCGTGTCAGAGACAACTACCGGGCCAATAAGGTGGCCTTCTGGCTGGAGTTGGTGCCTCATCTCCACAGCCTCAACAAAAACACTAGTCCAATCACAACTCACCATGCTCCTGGAGGTACCAACCCTCACATCCCTGACACCCGGTCCACGCCCCCTGGAATCTCCACCTATTGGCCTGATCCTGATCCTAATGGCTCAGAGATACCCCGCTACTCACCGTTCCCCAGTGAGACGAGGGATTACTCCACTGAGCTGAGCGTGACGGTTGCAGTGGGGGCTTCGCTTCTTTTCCTGAATGTGCTGGCTTTTGCTGCGCTTTACTACAAACGGGATAAGCGCCACGAACTCATGCAGAGGCGCCATCGCCGGCTGTCACCGCAACGCGTCACGACGATGGGCATGGGTGTCGGCATGGGAGTAGTAGGGGCCCCACCGCACAATGACCTGGCACTGAGTCAGGAAGAGGAGTTGATGTCGCTTCAGCTGAAGCAGCAAAGAGTGGAGCTGGAGCACGGTACACCCCTACCTTCTCGCGGCATTCATGGTGACCTTGAACCTCTGCGGCCTCCCGTGTGCCCACCTGACTACACTCTGGCCCTGCGGCGGGCACCGGAGGATGTGCCACTGATGACAGCTAACACCATCACCATGATCCCCAGCACCATCAGCAGCATGCAGCCAATCCATCCCTTCAACACTTACCCCCCTGTCCCGGCCCCCTCCACCACACCCGTCCCCAGCCACAGCAACAATGCCCTGCCACACCAACACTCCACCACCCGTGTATAG
- the nlgn2b gene encoding neuroligin-2b isoform X1 — protein sequence MLFFPLGAAGRQGYGGKRHCFSQQVTNHCRLLLLGLVLHLTFSSCQRVDLKHPIVSTGYGKIRGIRRELNNEILGPVEQFLGVPYATAPIGERRFQPPEAPGSSQEIRNATQFAPVCPQNVHGVLPEIMLPVWFTDNLDAAATYVQNQSEDCLYLNIYVPTEDGPLTKKQDESTMNRPRDEDIRDRRKKPVMLFIHGGSYMEGSGNMFDGSVLAAYGNVIVVTMNYRLGVLGFLSTGDQSAKGNFGLLDQIQALRWLNENIGHFGGDPERITIFGSGAGAACVNLLILSHHSEGLFQRAIAQSGSAISSWAVNYRPIMYAKILARKVGCTLVNMTELVNCLRKKSFRELVDQDIQPARYHIAFGPVVDGDVVPDDPEILMQQGEFLNYDILLGVNQGEGLKFVDDSEGEDGISAASFDYTISNFVDNLYGYPDGKDILRETIKFMYTDWADRDNSDMRRKTLLALFTDHQWVAPAVATAKLHAEFQSPVFFYTFHHHCQTETRPDWADAAHGDEIPYVFGIPMVGANDLFPCNFSKNDVMLSAVVMTYWTNFAKTGDPNLPVPQDTTFIHTKPNRFEEVIWTKFSSKDKQYLHIGLKPRVRDNYRANKVAFWLELVPHLHSLNKNTSPITTHHAPGGTNPHIPDTRSTPPGISTYWPDPDPNGSEIPRYSPFPSETRDYSTELSVTVAVGASLLFLNVLAFAALYYKRDKRHELMQRRHRRLSPQRVTTMGMGVGMGVVGAPPHNDLALSQEEELMSLQLKQQRVELEHGTPLPSRGIHGDLEPLRPPVCPPDYTLALRRAPEDVPLMTANTITMIPSTISSMQPIHPFNTYPPVPAPSTTPVPSHSNNALPHQHSTTRV from the exons atgttgttttttcctctcgGTGCTGCTGGCCGCCAAGGCTATGGTGGGAAGCGTCATTGTTTTTCTCAGCAGGTCACTAATCACTGTCGGCTCTTGCTTTTGGGACTTGTGCTACACCTCACCTTTTCCTCATGTCAACGGGTTGACCTAAAACACCCCATAGTATCCACCGGCTATGGGAAGATCCGTGGCATTAGGAGGGAGCTCAACAATGAGATCTTGGGTCCTGTGGAACAGTTCCTAGGTGTGCCATATGCCACCGCACCAATTGGCGAGCGCCGCTTCCAACCTCCCGAAGCTCCCGGCTCTTCGCAAGAGATTCGCAACGCCACTCAGTTTGCCCCGGTGTGTCCACAGAATGTCCACGGGGTTTTACCTGAGATCATGTTACCAGTTTGGTTCACAGACAACCTGGATGCTGCAGCAACATATGTTCAGAACCAGAGCGAGGACTGCCTTTACCTGAACATCTATGTGCCAACTGAAGATG GTCCGCTCACGAAAAAGCAAGACGAGTCTACGATGAACAGACCAAGGGATGAAG ATATCCGGGATCGCCGTAAGAAGCCGGTGATGCTGTTCATCCACGGTGGCTCCTACATGGAGGGCTCTGGGAACATGTTTGACGGCAGCGTCCTCGCCGCCTATGGAAATGTCATCGTGGTCACCATGAACTATCGGCTGGGTGTGCTCG GGTTTCTGAGCACAGGGGACCAGTCTGCTAAAGGGAACTTTGGCTTGTTGGACCAGATCCAGGCCCTGCGTTGGCTCAATGAAAACATTGGCCACTTTGGAGGGGACCCAGAAAGGATCACCATCTTTGGCTCGGGAGCTGGTGCTGCTTGTGTGAACCTCCTTATCCTGTCTCACCACTCAGAAG GTCTGTTCCAGAGGGCCATTGCTCAGAGCGGTTCAGCCATATCCAGCTGGGCAGTCAACTACCGGCCAATCATGTACGCCAAGATCCTGGCCAGGAAAGTTGGCTGCACTCTAGTGAACATGACTGAGCTGGTGAACTGCCTGAGGAAGAAGAGCTTCCGGGAGTTAGTTGACCAAGACATTCAGCCCGCGCGTTACCACATCGCATTTGGACCTGTGGTAGACGGGGACGTGGTACCCGATGACCCCGAGATCCTCATGCAGCAG GGCGAGTTCCTGAATTATGACATATTGCTGGGAGTCAATCAGGGAGAGGGTCTGAAATTTGTGGATGACAGCGAAGGAGAAGATGGAATCTCAGCAGCCTCTTTCGACTACACAATCTCAAACTTTGTCGACAATCTGTATGGATACCCTGATG GTAAAGATATCCTGAGGGAGACCATTAAGTTCATGTACACAGACTGGGCCGACAGGGACAACAGTGACATGCGCCGCAAGACCCTCCTAGCTTTGTTCACGGACCATCAGTGGGTCGCCCCAGCCGTGGCCACCGCCAAACTACACGCAGAGTTCCAGTCACCGGTCTTCTTCTATACCTTCCACCACCACTGTCAGACTGAGACGAGGCCGGACTGGGCAGATGCGGCACACGGAGATGAGATCCCCTATGTGTTTGGCATTCCCATGGTGGGAGCCAATGACCTGTTTCCCTGCAACTTCTCCAAGAATGATGTAATGCTGAGTGCTGTTGTCATGACATACTGGACCAATTTTGCAAAGACAGG agatccCAACCTCCCGGTTCCTCAGGACACCACATTCATCCACACCAAGCCTAACCGCTTTGAGGAGGTCATCTGGACCAAGTTCAGCTCCAAAGATAAGCAGTACTTGCATATTGGCCTGAAGCCTCGTGTCAGAGACAACTACCGGGCCAATAAGGTGGCCTTCTGGCTGGAGTTGGTGCCTCATCTCCACAGCCTCAACAAAAACACTAGTCCAATCACAACTCACCATGCTCCTGGAGGTACCAACCCTCACATCCCTGACACCCGGTCCACGCCCCCTGGAATCTCCACCTATTGGCCTGATCCTGATCCTAATGGCTCAGAGATACCCCGCTACTCACCGTTCCCCAGTGAGACGAGGGATTACTCCACTGAGCTGAGCGTGACGGTTGCAGTGGGGGCTTCGCTTCTTTTCCTGAATGTGCTGGCTTTTGCTGCGCTTTACTACAAACGGGATAAGCGCCACGAACTCATGCAGAGGCGCCATCGCCGGCTGTCACCGCAACGCGTCACGACGATGGGCATGGGTGTCGGCATGGGAGTAGTAGGGGCCCCACCGCACAATGACCTGGCACTGAGTCAGGAAGAGGAGTTGATGTCGCTTCAGCTGAAGCAGCAAAGAGTGGAGCTGGAGCACGGTACACCCCTACCTTCTCGCGGCATTCATGGTGACCTTGAACCTCTGCGGCCTCCCGTGTGCCCACCTGACTACACTCTGGCCCTGCGGCGGGCACCGGAGGATGTGCCACTGATGACAGCTAACACCATCACCATGATCCCCAGCACCATCAGCAGCATGCAGCCAATCCATCCCTTCAACACTTACCCCCCTGTCCCGGCCCCCTCCACCACACCCGTCCCCAGCCACAGCAACAATGCCCTGCCACACCAACACTCCACCACCCGTGTATAG